In a single window of the Streptomyces sp. CGMCC 4.7035 genome:
- a CDS encoding helix-turn-helix transcriptional regulator, whose translation MARPVGNTRLKSARMAAGYPSQQSLADALGVGVRQVRRWESDTPPWPQPEVGQALTRVLGQDLESLGFTPSHGAQTNHGRRTILAATAAAVGLAVVPTQAAAMQPATVAADYEAVTRSHRRLYWSVAPATLHPAAVAHATLGCALLPETAGQTRQRMAAALAETWLLAGRIEFFDLRDTDRAQQTLLRALQAAGEADDPLLGSAILAHTAFIPGWADERDAAAERMVAARTYARRGPASAELLAWLDAVEAECETRCGNTRTALHLIGHAETVLDAGGEHESPDWLDWFSPVRLAAFKGNTQLKAGHLPQARATLLGVLDALDSNEEKQATVVLGDLAAVEATAGRPEEACRYALRALDQLERTWYAMGMDRVREVRRALAPHQHEQCVRELDDRLYDWSTTVSALSR comes from the coding sequence GTGGCACGGCCCGTGGGGAACACCCGCCTCAAGTCCGCCCGCATGGCAGCTGGTTATCCATCTCAGCAGTCCCTCGCGGATGCGCTGGGCGTCGGTGTCCGACAGGTGCGGCGATGGGAGTCCGACACGCCTCCATGGCCCCAGCCAGAGGTAGGCCAGGCCCTCACACGGGTCCTCGGACAGGACCTGGAATCGCTCGGATTCACCCCGTCGCACGGCGCTCAGACCAACCACGGGCGGCGCACAATCCTCGCCGCCACGGCGGCCGCCGTGGGGCTCGCGGTGGTACCGACACAGGCCGCAGCAATGCAGCCCGCCACGGTCGCGGCTGACTACGAGGCTGTCACGCGGTCGCACCGACGCTTGTACTGGTCGGTCGCCCCAGCCACTCTCCACCCTGCCGCTGTTGCCCATGCCACGCTTGGGTGTGCGCTGCTGCCGGAGACCGCCGGCCAGACGCGGCAGAGAATGGCGGCAGCGCTCGCGGAGACGTGGCTGCTCGCCGGGCGCATCGAGTTCTTCGACCTGCGCGACACCGACCGCGCGCAACAGACCCTGCTGCGGGCGCTACAGGCCGCGGGCGAAGCCGACGACCCGCTTCTCGGGTCGGCGATTCTGGCGCACACCGCGTTCATCCCCGGTTGGGCAGACGAGCGGGACGCCGCCGCAGAGCGGATGGTCGCCGCCCGCACCTACGCCCGCCGCGGCCCCGCATCAGCCGAGTTGCTCGCGTGGCTCGACGCAGTCGAAGCCGAGTGCGAGACCCGGTGCGGCAACACCCGTACGGCGCTGCACCTGATCGGGCATGCCGAGACCGTCCTCGACGCTGGGGGCGAGCACGAGTCGCCCGACTGGCTCGACTGGTTCTCTCCGGTCCGACTCGCCGCCTTCAAAGGCAACACCCAACTCAAGGCCGGGCACCTGCCTCAAGCCCGCGCGACCCTGCTCGGCGTCCTGGACGCCCTCGACTCCAATGAGGAGAAGCAGGCCACCGTTGTCCTCGGAGACCTCGCCGCCGTCGAAGCTACGGCCGGCCGGCCCGAAGAAGCCTGCCGCTACGCGCTACGCGCCCTCGACCAGCTGGAGCGCACCTGGTACGCCATGGGCATGGACCGTGTCCGCGAGGTCCGGCGCGCCCTGGCGCCGCACCAGCACGAGCAGTGCGTGCGCGAGCTGGACGACCGCCTCTACGACTGGTCAACGACAGTCAGCGCACTGAGCCGTTGA
- a CDS encoding HAD family hydrolase, with amino-acid sequence MIRAVVFDVGECLVDETTEYGTWADWLGVPRHTFHAMFGAVIAQGRDYRETFEEFRPGFDLYEEREKRTAAGKPETFGEADLYPDVRDALAALRADGLWLGIAGNQTIRAGRILRELFTNDVDLIGTSDDWGASKPDPAFFHRVAEVASAQPDEILYVGDRVDNDIRPAVAAGMRTALVHRGPWATIQWRTEEAEKLPSFRVESLLELSGLIANFNGSVR; translated from the coding sequence ATGATTCGCGCAGTGGTCTTCGACGTCGGCGAGTGCCTGGTGGACGAAACGACTGAATACGGAACCTGGGCCGATTGGCTTGGCGTACCTCGGCACACGTTCCACGCCATGTTCGGCGCTGTCATCGCTCAGGGCCGCGACTACCGCGAGACCTTCGAGGAATTCCGGCCGGGCTTCGACCTCTACGAGGAAAGAGAGAAGCGCACCGCTGCCGGGAAGCCTGAGACGTTCGGCGAGGCCGACCTGTACCCGGACGTGCGGGATGCGCTCGCCGCGCTCCGGGCTGACGGCCTCTGGCTGGGCATCGCCGGGAACCAGACCATACGCGCCGGCCGGATCCTGCGCGAGCTGTTCACCAACGACGTCGACCTGATCGGCACCTCGGACGACTGGGGCGCCAGCAAGCCTGACCCGGCGTTCTTCCACCGCGTCGCTGAAGTCGCGTCGGCCCAGCCTGACGAGATCCTTTACGTCGGCGATCGCGTAGACAATGACATCCGCCCTGCCGTCGCGGCCGGTATGCGTACAGCTCTTGTGCACCGCGGCCCATGGGCGACGATCCAGTGGCGGACGGAAGAGGCCGAGAAGCTTCCGAGTTTCAGGGTTGAGAGCCTCCTCGAACTGTCCGGGCTGATCGCTAACTTCAACGGCTCAGTGCGCTGA